The following are encoded together in the Actinobacillus lignieresii genome:
- the malM gene encoding maltose operon protein MalM, translating into MKTKIAAFLPSVLFASVAMAATPSKTELSRFGWQDVTFSQKIVNKLSEKQIRTFSQTLAGTNSAVVGYKIPANQGTVKIKISSLVVDNKHIFVPNVLVLDANFNESLTYPASQFKVVEERGFEGGQIQAELSLTPATEQDFIYLLIYTTEKDLAGQTTFTHPVKLYEKAKGNQPPAIADLLVKHTNSGQIQINVDGIQSTQFVGLGNVANGGALFEAKPTVAQTVGAEIQAVKNPQKNAKPKAVEKTTEQYFNEAVTQALKNNDISKAMNLVNEAEQLGLSSPRQIFLKQVSAKK; encoded by the coding sequence ATGAAAACCAAAATTGCAGCATTTTTACCAAGTGTTTTATTTGCATCGGTTGCTATGGCAGCTACGCCATCAAAAACAGAGCTAAGCCGTTTTGGTTGGCAAGATGTGACTTTCTCACAAAAGATTGTTAATAAACTTTCAGAAAAACAAATCCGTACATTTAGCCAAACGTTGGCAGGCACAAATAGTGCGGTAGTCGGTTATAAAATTCCGGCAAATCAAGGCACCGTGAAGATTAAAATCAGCAGTTTAGTGGTAGATAATAAGCATATTTTTGTACCGAATGTCTTAGTTTTGGATGCGAATTTTAATGAGTCGCTAACATACCCCGCTTCGCAATTTAAAGTCGTGGAAGAGCGTGGTTTTGAAGGCGGGCAAATTCAAGCGGAATTAAGTTTAACGCCGGCAACCGAACAAGATTTTATTTATTTACTGATCTACACCACTGAAAAAGATCTCGCAGGGCAAACGACATTTACCCACCCGGTAAAATTATATGAAAAAGCAAAAGGTAACCAACCGCCTGCAATTGCAGATTTATTAGTAAAACACACTAATTCAGGACAAATTCAAATTAATGTAGATGGCATTCAGAGTACTCAATTTGTCGGTTTAGGCAATGTGGCTAATGGCGGGGCATTATTTGAAGCAAAACCGACAGTTGCCCAAACAGTGGGGGCTGAAATACAAGCGGTTAAAAATCCGCAAAAAAATGCAAAACCGAAAGCAGTAGAGAAAACCACAGAACAATACTTTAATGAAGCGGTTACGCAAGCATTAAAAAATAATGATATTAGTAAAGCAATGAATTTAGTAAATGAAGCGGAGCAACTAGGGCTTTCTTCACCTCGTCAAATCTTCTTAAAACAAGTTTCTGCTAAAAAATAG
- a CDS encoding maltoporin → MNLNKTMLATLVSSALLSTSALAVDFHGYARSGIGWTSGGGEQSAFTVNGGGSKYRLGNEAETYAELKLGQELYKNGEKSIYLDTNVAYSVNQQVDWEATDPALREVNVQFKNFADSLPGATLWAGKRFYQRHDVHMNDFYYWDISGPGAGVENIDVGFGKLSLAVTRNTEKDGAYSWGYDPKEKKWKNNQDKDVYNDVFDVRLAGIETNKDGSLEIGFDFGNAHTKDGAIYEKDATKRGYMATIEHTQGNFFGGFNKFTAQYAKDAMTSWSTGHSQGGSANNKGDMLRLINQGVVQASDKVEVMYALIYEKTDLDNKRGKTWYSAGIRPMYKWNDTMSTLLEVGYDRIKDQASGKKNDLMKYTIAQQWQAGSSIWARPAIRVFGTYAHWNDKFNTANRTDAGYKAKDGEFIGGVQFEAWW, encoded by the coding sequence ATGAACCTCAATAAAACGATGTTAGCAACTTTAGTTTCAAGTGCTTTACTTTCAACCAGTGCATTAGCGGTTGATTTCCACGGTTATGCACGTTCCGGTATCGGCTGGACTTCAGGTGGTGGCGAGCAATCGGCATTTACTGTGAATGGTGGCGGTTCTAAATACCGTTTAGGTAATGAAGCAGAAACTTATGCGGAATTAAAATTGGGTCAAGAACTTTATAAAAATGGTGAGAAATCTATTTATTTAGATACCAATGTAGCTTATTCGGTAAATCAACAAGTTGACTGGGAAGCGACGGATCCGGCACTTCGTGAAGTGAATGTTCAGTTCAAAAATTTTGCAGACAGCTTACCGGGCGCTACTTTATGGGCAGGTAAACGTTTCTACCAACGTCATGATGTACATATGAATGACTTCTACTACTGGGATATTTCAGGTCCGGGTGCGGGGGTTGAAAATATTGATGTCGGTTTCGGTAAACTCTCCTTAGCGGTAACTCGTAATACTGAAAAAGATGGTGCATATAGTTGGGGTTATGATCCAAAAGAGAAAAAATGGAAAAATAATCAAGACAAAGATGTTTATAACGATGTATTCGATGTTCGTTTAGCAGGCATTGAAACCAATAAAGATGGCTCATTAGAAATCGGTTTTGACTTTGGTAATGCGCATACTAAAGATGGTGCAATCTATGAAAAAGATGCGACTAAACGTGGCTATATGGCAACTATTGAGCACACTCAAGGTAACTTCTTCGGCGGTTTTAATAAATTTACCGCACAGTATGCCAAAGATGCAATGACATCATGGAGTACAGGTCACTCACAAGGCGGTTCTGCAAATAATAAAGGCGATATGCTTCGTTTAATTAACCAAGGTGTTGTACAAGCAAGCGATAAAGTAGAAGTAATGTATGCGTTAATCTACGAAAAAACAGACTTAGATAATAAGCGAGGTAAAACTTGGTACTCAGCAGGTATTCGTCCGATGTATAAATGGAACGATACAATGAGCACCTTATTAGAAGTAGGTTATGACCGTATTAAAGATCAAGCAAGCGGTAAGAAAAATGATCTAATGAAATACACCATTGCGCAACAATGGCAAGCGGGTAGTAGCATTTGGGCTCGCCCTGCAATCCGTGTATTCGGCACTTACGCACACTGGAATGACAAATTTAACACGGCAAATCGCACAGACGCTGGTTATAAAGCGAAAGACGGCGAGTTTATCGGCGGTGTTCAATTTGAAGCATGGTGGTAA
- the malK gene encoding maltose/maltodextrin ABC transporter ATP-binding protein MalK yields the protein MTDVRLVNVCKSYGNVHISKDVNLEIKDGEFVVFVGPSGCGKSTVLRMIAGLEEITSGDLFIGDKRMNDVPPANRNIGMVFQSYALYPHLSVAENMSFGLKLAGAKKEEINQRVNQVAEILQLAHLLNRKPKELSGGQRQRVAIGRTLVSQPEVFLLDEPLSNLDAALRVQMRVEISKLHKKLGRTMIYVTHDQIEAMTLADKIVVLQALSAGSNLTTNVAQVGKPLELYHYPANRFVAGFIGSPKMNFLPVRVIDVREGGVKIELPDSTHLNFWVPVESGGVKLGDNLSLGIRPEHLLPCEQSEVCISGTVKVVEQLGNETQVHIEMPPIKQSLVYRQNDIVLVKEGDSMSIGINPNRCHLFREDGTACKRLFVEQGV from the coding sequence ATGACAGATGTTCGATTAGTAAATGTATGCAAATCGTATGGCAATGTACATATTTCTAAAGATGTTAATTTAGAAATTAAAGACGGCGAATTTGTTGTTTTTGTTGGCCCGTCAGGCTGTGGCAAATCAACCGTATTACGTATGATTGCCGGCTTGGAAGAAATTACCTCCGGTGATTTATTCATCGGGGATAAACGAATGAATGATGTACCGCCGGCGAATCGAAATATCGGTATGGTATTCCAATCTTATGCCCTCTATCCCCATCTTTCTGTTGCAGAAAATATGTCGTTCGGTTTGAAATTGGCTGGTGCTAAAAAAGAAGAAATCAATCAGCGAGTCAACCAAGTTGCAGAAATTCTACAACTCGCTCATTTACTAAATCGCAAGCCGAAAGAATTGTCGGGCGGTCAACGTCAGCGTGTTGCAATTGGGCGTACCTTAGTCTCACAGCCCGAAGTATTTTTATTGGATGAACCACTTTCAAATTTAGATGCGGCATTACGTGTGCAAATGCGTGTAGAGATCTCAAAATTACATAAAAAACTTGGCAGAACAATGATTTATGTAACGCATGACCAAATCGAAGCAATGACGCTCGCTGATAAAATTGTTGTTTTACAAGCGCTTTCTGCAGGCAGCAATCTTACAACGAACGTTGCTCAAGTGGGTAAGCCATTAGAGCTTTATCATTATCCGGCAAATCGTTTTGTGGCAGGTTTTATCGGATCACCTAAGATGAATTTCTTACCGGTGCGAGTGATAGATGTACGTGAAGGTGGAGTGAAAATTGAATTACCGGACTCAACCCATTTGAATTTCTGGGTACCGGTTGAAAGTGGTGGCGTAAAATTAGGAGATAACCTTTCATTAGGTATTCGTCCGGAACATTTATTACCGTGTGAACAAAGTGAAGTTTGTATTTCCGGCACGGTAAAAGTGGTAGAACAATTGGGTAATGAAACGCAAGTTCATATTGAAATGCCACCGATTAAACAAAGTTTGGTCTATCGCCAAAATGACATTGTATTAGTGAAAGAAGGCGATTCAATGTCGATTGGTATTAATCCGAATCGTTGTCATCTTTTCCGAGAAGATGGCACGGCATGTAAACGTTTATTTGTCGAACAAGGCGTATAA
- the malE gene encoding maltose/maltodextrin ABC transporter substrate-binding protein MalE, translating into MKKLTKTALAVLAGLCIAQGVNAKIVEGQLNVWINADKGYNGLAEVGKKFEAETGVKVIVEHPSKLEELFPQVASTGDGPDIIIYAHDRFGGYAQTGLLAEIQPSSDFKAKLSDIGWEATKYNGKQIAYPIAVEAISLIYNKDLVATPPKTWEEVEKLDKELKAKGKSAIMWNLQEPYFTWPVISSQGAYAFKVTPNGYDVKDIGVNNEGAQKGLQYVVNLVKNKVISADMDYAVAEAAFNKGNTALTINGPWSWANIEKSKINYGVAVLPTLNGKASKPFVGVLSAGINASSPNKDLAKEFLENHLLTDSGLDTVNKDVPLGAVALKSFQEKLAKDPRIAATMANAENGEIMPNIPQMSRFWYSEKAAIGNATTGRQSVKAALDEAQAKIEKE; encoded by the coding sequence ATGAAAAAATTAACTAAAACCGCTTTAGCTGTATTAGCAGGATTATGTATTGCTCAAGGTGTGAATGCCAAAATTGTCGAAGGACAATTAAATGTTTGGATTAACGCAGATAAAGGTTATAACGGTTTAGCTGAAGTGGGTAAAAAATTTGAGGCTGAAACAGGTGTTAAAGTCATTGTAGAACACCCAAGTAAACTCGAAGAATTATTCCCACAAGTCGCATCAACCGGTGATGGCCCTGATATTATTATTTATGCACATGACCGTTTTGGTGGTTATGCTCAAACCGGTTTATTAGCAGAAATTCAACCAAGTTCAGATTTTAAAGCGAAACTCTCAGATATTGGTTGGGAGGCGACTAAATATAATGGTAAACAAATTGCTTATCCTATTGCTGTAGAAGCTATCTCTCTTATTTATAACAAAGATTTAGTAGCAACACCGCCAAAAACATGGGAAGAAGTTGAGAAACTGGATAAAGAATTAAAAGCCAAAGGCAAAAGTGCGATCATGTGGAACTTACAAGAACCGTACTTCACTTGGCCGGTTATCTCATCTCAAGGTGCTTACGCATTTAAAGTTACGCCAAATGGCTATGATGTGAAAGATATCGGTGTAAACAATGAAGGCGCACAAAAAGGTTTACAATATGTTGTTAACCTCGTAAAAAACAAAGTAATCAGTGCAGATATGGACTATGCAGTTGCAGAAGCCGCCTTTAATAAAGGTAATACCGCATTAACCATTAATGGTCCTTGGTCTTGGGCAAATATTGAGAAAAGTAAAATTAATTACGGTGTAGCCGTTCTTCCAACTTTAAACGGTAAAGCATCAAAACCGTTTGTTGGCGTATTAAGTGCCGGTATCAACGCTTCAAGCCCAAATAAAGACTTAGCGAAAGAATTCCTTGAAAATCACTTATTAACCGATTCCGGTTTAGATACAGTAAATAAAGATGTTCCTTTAGGTGCTGTAGCGCTTAAATCTTTCCAAGAAAAACTAGCGAAAGATCCTCGCATTGCCGCAACCATGGCAAATGCGGAAAATGGTGAAATTATGCCGAATATTCCGCAAATGAGCCGCTTCTGGTATTCGGAAAAAGCAGCAATTGGTAATGCAACTACCGGTCGTCAATCCGTAAAAGCTGCACTTGATGAAGCTCAAGCAAAAATTGAGAAAGAATAA
- the malF gene encoding maltose ABC transporter permease MalF, whose product MQALKTVTPSQSWAKRLFIGLLYLLSFYLVFTIYLQGEILFALLVLVVVTAGIYIFSNKSTYHWRYVYPGVAAMGIFVLFPLICTVVIAFTNYSGSNQLSFEQVLRNLQSQTYAAGERLDFKLIEANNNQYQIALTSKESQKNYLSDPLVLNDLASEITVNEVEQFPAGNVAPLKAITQNRQNLQSVKLILPTEQKLTMSSLRQFAEQKARYTYDENPEILTNNETQERYKANDEIGFFQKIDAQNNFLDSRLEPGYTVTTGWHNFVKILTDDGVQEPFIKIFIWTVVFALLTVIFTTLLGMIFASLVQWEALQGKAIYRLLLILPYAVPGFISILVFKGLFNQSFGEINLILNQLFGIRPEWFNDPFLAKAMLLIVNTWLGYPYMMIVCMGLLKAIPHDLYEASAIDGASVWQNFTKITMPLLIKPLMPLMIASFAFNFNNFVLIQLLTNGGPNMVGTTTPAGHTDLLVSYTYRIAFEGSGTQDFGLAAAIAVIIFLLVSGLALFQIRMTKLSQD is encoded by the coding sequence ATGCAAGCACTAAAAACCGTTACCCCTTCTCAATCTTGGGCAAAACGCCTATTTATTGGGTTACTTTACCTACTCTCTTTTTATCTTGTTTTTACTATTTATTTACAAGGCGAAATCTTATTTGCATTACTTGTACTCGTAGTAGTTACCGCCGGTATTTATATTTTCTCTAACAAATCAACTTATCACTGGCGATATGTTTACCCGGGTGTAGCGGCAATGGGGATCTTTGTACTCTTCCCGCTCATTTGTACCGTTGTCATCGCATTTACCAATTATAGCGGTTCGAACCAACTAAGTTTCGAACAAGTGCTCAGAAACTTACAAAGCCAAACGTATGCCGCTGGAGAACGCTTAGATTTCAAACTTATTGAAGCGAATAACAACCAATATCAAATTGCTTTAACCAGTAAAGAATCGCAAAAAAATTATCTTTCCGACCCGCTTGTATTAAACGACTTAGCTTCGGAAATCACAGTAAATGAAGTAGAACAATTTCCGGCTGGTAATGTTGCTCCATTAAAAGCCATTACACAAAATCGCCAAAACTTACAGTCTGTGAAACTTATTCTTCCGACTGAGCAAAAACTCACTATGAGTTCTTTACGCCAATTTGCAGAACAAAAGGCTCGTTATACCTACGATGAGAACCCTGAAATCTTAACGAATAATGAAACTCAAGAACGCTATAAAGCTAATGATGAAATTGGTTTCTTCCAAAAAATAGATGCGCAAAATAATTTTCTAGATAGTAGATTGGAACCGGGCTATACCGTTACAACCGGTTGGCACAATTTTGTCAAAATCTTAACCGATGACGGTGTTCAAGAACCCTTTATTAAAATCTTTATTTGGACTGTTGTATTCGCACTGTTAACGGTTATTTTCACAACCTTACTTGGCATGATTTTTGCCTCCCTTGTGCAATGGGAAGCCCTACAAGGTAAAGCGATTTATCGTCTGTTACTCATTTTACCTTATGCCGTACCGGGCTTTATTTCAATCTTAGTTTTTAAAGGGTTATTTAACCAAAGTTTCGGTGAAATCAACCTTATTCTGAACCAATTATTCGGTATCCGTCCGGAATGGTTTAATGATCCGTTCTTAGCTAAGGCAATGTTACTGATTGTGAATACTTGGTTAGGTTATCCGTATATGATGATTGTTTGCATGGGCTTGCTAAAAGCGATTCCACACGATTTATATGAAGCTTCTGCGATTGATGGCGCAAGTGTATGGCAAAATTTCACGAAAATTACCATGCCATTGTTAATTAAACCGCTTATGCCGTTAATGATTGCCAGCTTCGCCTTTAACTTTAATAACTTTGTATTAATCCAATTATTGACCAACGGTGGCCCAAATATGGTAGGCACAACAACACCGGCTGGTCATACCGATTTACTGGTCAGTTACACTTATCGTATTGCCTTTGAAGGTAGCGGTACACAAGACTTTGGTTTAGCGGCTGCAATCGCTGTCATCATCTTCTTGCTAGTAAGCGGATTAGCATTATTCCAAATCAGAATGACGAAATTATCACAAGATTAA
- the malG gene encoding maltose ABC transporter permease MalG, whose translation MAIVQPKSMKLRLFSTHLFLICFCAIILFPMLMIIGISLRPGNLAIGELIPSEISLEHWKLALGISVTHADGSVTPPPFPVLLWLWNSVKVASITALITLTLSTTAAYAFARLRFAGKSLLLKSMLIFQMFPAVLSLVALYALFDRLSDYIPFLGLNTHGGVIFAYLGGIAMHVWTIKGYFETIDKSLEEAAALDGASPWQTFRLILLPLSVPILAVVFILSFISSIIEVPVASLLLRDVDNYTLAVGMQQYLHPQNYLWGDFAAAAILSAIPITLVFLLAQRWLVGGLTAGGVKG comes from the coding sequence ATGGCTATTGTTCAACCTAAATCAATGAAATTGCGTTTATTTTCCACGCATCTTTTTCTAATCTGTTTTTGCGCAATTATATTATTCCCGATGCTGATGATTATTGGCATTTCATTACGTCCTGGAAACTTAGCAATTGGTGAATTGATTCCAAGTGAAATTTCACTTGAACACTGGAAACTCGCCCTCGGTATTAGCGTTACTCATGCGGATGGAAGCGTAACGCCCCCGCCGTTCCCCGTTTTACTTTGGTTATGGAATTCAGTCAAAGTAGCTAGCATTACTGCACTCATTACCCTCACTTTGTCGACAACTGCAGCTTATGCATTTGCTCGCTTACGCTTTGCAGGTAAAAGTTTGTTGTTGAAATCAATGTTAATTTTCCAAATGTTTCCGGCGGTACTTTCATTGGTAGCACTATATGCCTTATTTGATCGTTTAAGCGATTATATTCCATTCTTAGGTTTAAATACGCACGGAGGAGTAATCTTTGCTTACTTAGGCGGTATCGCAATGCACGTTTGGACGATTAAAGGCTATTTTGAAACCATTGATAAATCGCTTGAAGAAGCTGCAGCACTTGATGGTGCAAGTCCTTGGCAAACTTTCCGTTTAATTTTACTTCCGCTTTCCGTACCGATTTTAGCGGTTGTATTTATTCTCTCCTTTATCTCAAGCATTATCGAAGTTCCGGTTGCTTCCCTATTGCTACGAGATGTTGATAACTACACCCTTGCAGTAGGAATGCAACAGTATTTACACCCGCAAAACTACCTCTGGGGCGACTTTGCCGCTGCGGCGATTTTATCCGCAATTCCAATCACGCTTGTATTCTTATTAGCACAACGTTGGTTAGTCGGTGGTTTAACTGCTGGTGGCGTAAAAGGATAG
- the malQ gene encoding 4-alpha-glucanotransferase, whose protein sequence is MKSLHPYLNSYFFDEYGRRRYANQAVCRKIAKRLGSPKSKPIIPPVKVATEGQAVYIRLNLANSNKALQARWQLHLETGETRCGKVKRNAINLPKDLPMGYHQLQLESEHHSLSCRLIITPKTAFQPKELQQKQKLWGAILQLYTLRSEHNWGIGDFSDLKTFLNRLAEKGGDFIGLNPIHAIFPANPESASPYSPSSRLWQNIIYIDVTAIDAFQQSSEAQAWFHSAEVQQQLIEARTKDYVDYSQVMRLKLEGLRLAYATFIQQDQQAFEQFINEYGESLKVQGTFDALHYWLSNQFSEQWGWNFWAQEYQDYASNAVQAFQTEHSQLVRFYMWLQFVAQQQLKACNQLAKALNMPIGFYRDLAVGVADNGAETWADKELFVLNASVGAPPDIMAPNGQNWGLSPMHPEVLQSRAYQPFIDLLRANMKDCGALRIDHILGFARMWWVAKGDSAKNGAYVRYPLEDLLAILALESQRHQCLIIAEALGTVPKGMLQKLEDKGILAYNIFYFEWDRHGSKPLADYPYQAMTTLSTHDLPTVQGYWKGYDFDLGEKFGVYPSEKVLNILKQSRHFNKEAIRQAVEKAQDLAKDSEGVSLQFVHQLQNYVADTNSALFGTQPEDWLNMLEPVNIPGTSTEYPNWRRKLSHSVSEIFSHAQINQLLDSFEYKRNK, encoded by the coding sequence ATGAAATCGCTTCACCCATACCTTAATTCTTATTTTTTTGATGAATATGGCAGACGCCGTTATGCCAACCAAGCTGTCTGTCGCAAAATTGCAAAACGCTTAGGTTCTCCTAAAAGTAAACCCATTATCCCTCCTGTAAAAGTAGCGACAGAAGGACAAGCGGTCTATATTCGACTAAATCTTGCAAATAGCAATAAAGCCTTACAAGCTCGCTGGCAACTTCACCTAGAAACCGGTGAAACTCGTTGTGGTAAAGTAAAGCGTAATGCGATCAATCTACCGAAAGATCTACCGATGGGCTATCATCAATTACAGCTTGAAAGTGAGCATCATTCGCTTAGTTGCCGTCTTATTATTACGCCAAAAACCGCTTTCCAACCGAAAGAATTACAACAAAAACAAAAATTATGGGGAGCTATTTTACAGCTCTATACGCTTCGTTCCGAACATAACTGGGGAATTGGCGATTTTAGCGACTTGAAAACCTTCCTCAATCGACTTGCTGAAAAAGGTGGTGATTTTATTGGGCTAAATCCAATTCACGCTATTTTCCCAGCCAATCCAGAAAGTGCCAGCCCTTATAGTCCGTCTTCTCGTTTATGGCAAAACATTATTTATATTGATGTAACCGCGATTGATGCCTTCCAACAATCTAGTGAAGCACAAGCTTGGTTTCATTCCGCAGAAGTTCAACAACAGCTTATTGAGGCAAGAACAAAAGACTACGTAGATTATTCGCAAGTAATGCGCTTAAAACTCGAAGGGCTACGATTAGCTTATGCCACTTTCATTCAGCAAGACCAACAAGCTTTCGAACAATTTATCAATGAATACGGCGAAAGCCTAAAAGTGCAAGGCACATTCGATGCACTACATTATTGGTTATCCAACCAATTTAGCGAGCAATGGGGTTGGAATTTCTGGGCGCAAGAATATCAAGACTACGCATCAAATGCGGTACAGGCATTCCAAACGGAACATAGCCAATTAGTTCGTTTTTATATGTGGTTGCAATTTGTGGCTCAACAACAATTAAAAGCGTGTAATCAATTGGCAAAAGCACTCAATATGCCTATCGGCTTTTACCGTGATTTAGCGGTGGGTGTTGCCGATAATGGTGCGGAAACTTGGGCGGATAAAGAGTTATTTGTGCTAAATGCCTCTGTTGGTGCACCACCGGATATTATGGCGCCAAACGGACAAAACTGGGGCTTATCTCCGATGCATCCGGAAGTATTGCAAAGCCGAGCATATCAGCCGTTTATTGATTTATTACGTGCTAATATGAAAGATTGCGGAGCATTACGAATCGACCATATTCTTGGTTTTGCTCGTATGTGGTGGGTCGCAAAAGGCGATTCGGCTAAAAATGGGGCGTATGTGCGTTATCCACTTGAGGATTTGTTAGCAATTCTAGCCTTAGAAAGCCAACGACATCAATGTTTAATCATTGCAGAAGCTCTTGGTACCGTGCCAAAAGGCATGCTACAAAAATTAGAAGACAAAGGTATTCTTGCCTATAACATTTTCTATTTCGAATGGGATCGACACGGCAGCAAACCATTAGCCGATTATCCATATCAAGCGATGACCACACTCAGTACACATGATTTACCAACCGTACAAGGCTACTGGAAGGGTTACGACTTTGATTTAGGCGAAAAATTCGGTGTTTATCCGAGTGAGAAAGTACTCAATATTCTGAAACAAAGCCGCCATTTCAATAAGGAAGCGATTAGACAAGCGGTCGAAAAAGCCCAAGATCTTGCAAAAGACAGCGAGGGCGTCAGCCTACAATTTGTACATCAGTTACAAAACTATGTAGCGGATACCAATTCTGCATTATTCGGCACTCAACCGGAAGATTGGCTAAATATGCTTGAACCGGTGAATATTCCTGGAACAAGTACTGAATATCCGAATTGGCGAAGAAAATTAAGCCATTCTGTCAGCGAAATTTTCAGCCACGCACAAATCAATCAACTGCTTGATTCTTTCGAATATAAGCGGAACAAATAA
- a CDS encoding carbon starvation CstA family protein — MLWFFFCVAVLVLGYFVYGKIIEKIFVINPKKATPAYTMNDGVDYMPMSKTKIWLIQLLNIAGTGPIFGPILGALYGPVAMLWIVIGCIFAGAVHDYFCGMLSIRNGGATMPALAGKFLGRPVKVFINVMALILLLLVGVVFVASPAQLMATITMDVFGAAGGTLQLNDAEAVHQAVEAGGITVWGMDKATVISVWTLIIFGYYILATLLPIDKIIGRIYPFFGALLLFMSVGMVYGLITAHFSATDPIEFFRTVNADGQGLTWEKFTQNFQVKGDVPIWPLLFLTISCGALSGFHATQTPLMARCAENESEGRFIFYGAMITEGVIALVWCMVGLAFYENPQALQDAISAGSPSKVVYDSSLHFLGFIGGIFAVLGVVVLPITSGDTAFRAARLQLAELFKIDQRSLAKRLMIAVPLFALGFVVSKIDFSILWRYFTWANQMTAMVMLWTAAAYLYRYKKFHWVCSIPAWFITTVCATYLFYNKIGFGLDYELSVYLGLASTVVCIVLFFTMLKPLGERDEDAYATN, encoded by the coding sequence ATGTTGTGGTTCTTCTTTTGTGTAGCAGTCCTTGTACTCGGCTACTTCGTTTACGGTAAAATCATTGAAAAGATTTTCGTGATTAACCCCAAAAAAGCAACACCTGCTTATACAATGAATGACGGTGTGGACTATATGCCAATGTCTAAAACTAAGATTTGGCTTATTCAGTTATTAAACATTGCAGGTACCGGTCCAATCTTCGGTCCGATTCTCGGTGCGTTATACGGCCCTGTCGCAATGCTTTGGATCGTAATCGGCTGTATCTTTGCCGGTGCGGTACACGACTACTTCTGCGGTATGTTAAGTATTCGTAACGGCGGTGCGACAATGCCGGCGTTAGCGGGTAAATTCCTAGGTCGCCCGGTTAAAGTATTTATCAACGTTATGGCGTTAATCCTTCTATTATTAGTAGGTGTGGTATTCGTTGCAAGTCCAGCGCAATTAATGGCAACCATTACAATGGATGTATTCGGTGCAGCCGGCGGGACGTTACAATTAAACGATGCCGAAGCCGTTCACCAAGCGGTTGAAGCCGGTGGTATTACAGTTTGGGGTATGGATAAAGCAACCGTTATTTCTGTTTGGACATTAATTATCTTCGGTTACTATATCTTAGCAACTTTACTTCCAATTGATAAAATTATCGGTCGAATCTACCCATTCTTCGGTGCATTATTACTGTTTATGTCTGTAGGTATGGTGTACGGTTTAATTACCGCTCACTTCAGTGCAACCGATCCAATCGAATTCTTCCGTACCGTTAATGCGGACGGTCAAGGCTTAACGTGGGAAAAATTCACTCAAAACTTCCAAGTGAAGGGCGATGTTCCGATTTGGCCTTTATTATTCTTAACGATTTCTTGTGGTGCGTTATCAGGCTTCCACGCAACCCAAACCCCATTAATGGCGCGTTGTGCGGAAAATGAAAGCGAAGGTCGTTTCATTTTCTACGGTGCAATGATTACCGAGGGTGTAATCGCATTAGTATGGTGTATGGTCGGTCTTGCATTCTATGAAAACCCGCAAGCGTTACAAGATGCAATTTCTGCAGGTTCACCGTCTAAAGTGGTTTATGACAGTTCATTACACTTCTTAGGCTTTATCGGCGGTATTTTCGCAGTACTCGGCGTAGTAGTATTACCGATTACTTCAGGCGATACGGCATTCCGTGCGGCACGTTTACAATTGGCTGAACTCTTTAAAATTGATCAACGTTCATTAGCTAAACGTTTAATGATTGCAGTACCGTTATTCGCATTAGGTTTCGTGGTATCAAAAATTGACTTCAGTATCTTATGGCGTTACTTCACTTGGGCAAACCAAATGACAGCAATGGTAATGCTTTGGACTGCGGCGGCATACTTATATCGCTACAAAAAATTCCACTGGGTATGTTCAATCCCTGCGTGGTTTATTACAACCGTATGTGCAACCTACTTGTTCTATAACAAAATCGGCTTCGGTTTAGATTATGAACTTTCGGTTTACTTAGGTTTAGCTTCAACCGTTGTTTGTATCGTGCTATTCTTCACAATGCTTAAACCGTTAGGCGAGCGTGACGAAGATGCTTATGCAACAAACTAA